The genomic region CTCTATGATTGTCATTCTGAAATTTATCTCCTCTATTTCAATCACAAACagtattttcaggaaaataaatatattcatatgaaATCTCCATACATGGGATGATAATTGAGACTATCAACAATAATCATCAGCCATACATAAATCATGTGTGCAAGTGGTGGTTAGAATGTAagtatattttctctcatttggcATGTATGATGTGCCTAATCACGGCAGTACCTGTTTTGACAAAAAAACTTCTATTGTCCATTGATTATGCTGAGATTATTTTCTACATTACAGAAATGGAAggcttattttaagaaaaaggttATATCATGATGATGGGTTTCAGATAGCAGAAAAACAATCTCCAGGCCTTCAACAGTTTCTGCTTTAAAGATGTTacaatagggcggtgcctgtggctcagtagatagggtacctgccccatatactgagggtggcagattcgaacctggccccgaccaaactgcaataaaaaatagccaggagttgtggcaggcacctgcagtctcagctactcgggaggctgaggcaagacaatcgcctaagcccaggatttggaggttgctgtgagctgtgatgccacggcactgagctgtgatgccacggcactctaccaagggtgagaaagtgagactatctcaaaataaataaataaataaacaaataaataaaaataaagatgttacaGTATCATCTCCAGTCTCATTATGAATCACTTTGATAATTATTCAATATAACATTTTCATGCCTTTTGGAtgctcatttctttatttatctaATATTGCAGTTTCATTTCATAATGATTATATTATTATTCATGAttattattcaatttatttaCTAAAGAAATCATAACATGATCACAAACAGTAAGTATACTGAAATGTTCTATCTTGTACTTGCTTGGGACACACTGGCAAAACTAAAACAAAGTTCTTATTTAGTCAGGAGAGTTATTGAGAGACTACTGTTTTGTTGtcaagcactgaaattatataattCATCAAAGTTCACCCAGATAATTAATCTTCATACTATATTAAGAGAAATGTTTGAACCCAGCTgttctttatttattgttttcccaGTAAGCCAGTTTAGCTTTCCCTGTGGTGACTTCTCTTTATACCAATCTCAGTGTCAGGTGTCATCCTGCGTTTATAAATGAGATGACAATTATGGTCCTGCAGGGAGATAAGCTGACAACATCCTTTTCCTGTAACTTCTTGGGGCCTCATCTCACACATGTAAACTCACTCTAAAGACTCAGCAGGTTAGTGTCTATTTGTCAGCTTCATTTACAGGGGGTGCTCATGGGTGAACTGAGACAGAATTTTCTCAGGTAGTTGTTAGAATTGCCTTCTGATAATTTCAGTCTTATGTCTCATGACTGGATGTTTctagataaaatataaattgaattaaTCTTAGGAAGTCACAAAGTTATAAATTTGTAGAAGGATATCTGGATTTGGGGAATGTTCTACTTGAATTTGAGTACATCTGACTGTTCTCATTTTATTaactttgttaaattttattaattttctcattcattaaaTTACTTATTATCTATCACTTctgacatttatataaaattttattaatttaaacatAGACATCTAACTTCATGAAATAAATTAGTTATATCTCTTGATTCTTTAAAATTTGGAGATTTTtgaacatttctgtattttataagTGTTTACATTTAGAATGTCATGAAACATAAGATGTGtataaagttttataataatatatcttTAACAAATAGCTAGAAGGACAACTTTGTTTCATATTATAATAGTAATAACTATAGAGAATTTTTTGTTACCTTACAACTGTCTAAAAGATTATGTTCTGGCACTTATTAAATTTCTGCAGAGTTAATTACTACCTTACATAAATGCTAACAGCTGATATTCAGCATGATTTTATATAATTCCTCAAGGTAAACTGTGTTTTAGTATGTTATAATTTCTCAGTAAACTGAAACTTTAAAATGCTCTGCATATTAGTTTGAGTGAGGTTCTTTTgtgataaatataatttataatatttagagGCATGGAATTTGTTCATTATATATTCTCAATTTAGTATTTATGTTTATCCCTCTGAAGGTCGCAATTTTCTTCAATGAAACATACAGTgcaaagtgtgggtccagtttcagtcttctacaggtcgccagccagttcacccagcaccatttgttaaataaggaatcttttccccattgaatgtttttaattggcttgtcaaagatcaaataatgctaagCAGCTGGGTtattttcttggttctctattctgttccaaagattgcattattgtacacagctatgatttaataaaaaaaatcttgaaaaaaacataTAGTGCAGTGACCAAAAAATGTCAGTTTCCTTATTAAAATCACAAGTAAGCATTGTCTGTGCTGAACAGTTATACTGTACAGAAGTGTCTATGTTTAATTAAAATGGAAGAGAGAGGTGATAGAGTTAGGTTACGTAGAAGACATAAAGGAACAAAAAGGATGCTGGCAGAGAATTGTTACAAGGATATCAAAATGTcagctcgatgcctgtagctcaagtgactaaggcgccagccacatacaccagagctggcagattggaatccagcccaggcctgccaaacaacaatgacaactacaatcagaAAATGgaagggcgttgtggcaggtgcctgtagtcccagctattcaggaggcagaggcagagaatggcttaagcccaagagttggaggttgatgtgagctgtgacgccacagcactctatccatttcttgaatttcttgaaATTATGATTTTCCTGTCCATAGCCCTGTGCCACCAACTGTAATTACATTAAGTTCAATTGCCAAAACCAGTAGCAGCTCTTCAACAATTTAATGCTATCTAACGCTTATCAGATTTTTTCTTCTACCATTTTTACATGTTATAAAGGTCATTTCATGGAATTGATCTAGGTGGGAAAATATTTTCCTCCTTGCAACCATTAGCTCTGTTACTTAggttgccaattttttttttttttttttttttgcagtttttggctggggctgggtttgaacccaccacttctggtatatggggctggcgtcctactcctttgagccataggcaccgcccaggttGCCATTTTTTGCCATTGAAATAAcaaactcactgcaaccttgtcACCTGAGCACTTGTTCATGACTTTATGCTGTCTGTGATTAGGCATAGATTTTACAATGCTGATAGTAGACTGTAGTGAAATGGGTGAACAAAATTCCATCATTATTTAATAACCataataaagcaaaaacaatatttaacttcggtcatatgtgtgtataaatataaatacatatcagGCAGAGTACAAAGACCTATATTAGGTTTTATATTTACCTTAAATATCTGATCTAAATCCACAGATTTTATAACCAATCTTTTGCTCCTTTGTTATTTTATAGTATAATTTTTCCCACTATTATATGTGGTTATGTTCAGATTTTATGGTATAAAATACTGAGAATTGCCTAGCATAAAGCCAGAATAACAAGGATAAATCTGACCTGCATTATCTAGAGACTGCCAAGATGTATTTTTACATTGAGATTTATACCTTCGAAAGGGATCTGTTCAGGCCAAATTCTCCTTTACACGCTCACCAACCTATATGGCTTTTatatctattcttttatttttgtttttattgttattaatcaTGTTTTACACATGCCATGAGTCATTCCTGGTGAGGTTTCCACAAACACCAATAAAACTTCAGGATGAAGTTCAGTTCAACATTTGgaaatacaataataaattttgaataaCGGcagtatttgtatatttgaatgtaatatttatatacatttgggAGATGTATATACtaaaatagttcatttttaaCCTGAACTTCAAACTTAACTGTGTGGTGCTTTATATCTCAACTATAATCCAGAGAACAATGGTATTCTCCTGATCAGTGTCAAAATCAATGCTCTCAGGAGTAAATTTAGAAATCTCCCATTTTTTGACCTACCATATGTACTCTTTTTGAGTATGTGATAATTATTTAAAGATGGGGGCCTGAATTAGTGGTGAGGGGGTGGATATCCTATGgggtgaaaaatgaaaatattacaaatcTTATCTATGGGGATATGGCTTATATTACCAGTTAAATAATCTGTATATATAGTTACTAAACAATCATACATATATTAGTGATTCATGTTCAAAtcctttttttctgcttctggACTATGATATGTAAAATGTAGAGACCATTGTTCTGTTAAAATACTAATCTGTTTCCAAGATGACAGCAGAAGCCAAGTGTGATGAACATAGTAATTCATGTTGGTGGTAACTATGAGTTTTTGGTTTGGGCACTAAAGATAAATGTGTTTCTTCAgtagattaaatatttttaaaaagcaatttgacCTTTTGATCAAACATACAAATTTTTCTTTACATGTTCATATATATTAGGTAGTTTTAGAGCAATGTTCCCATATGACCTTCTGTAACACTCAAATGTTTGCACTGAAAACATAAGTCTAGGTAACGAATTTGAACGAATGTAGtttgcatgtaaaaaaaaaagcataaaaaaataaaaattattattcaatgaaattttataaattgctttcatgTTGAAAGTATCCTGATTAGACTTgggaaaaataccttttgtaTTGAAGATATAAATATAAAGGCATGCGAAGCTATCATTTTATTCACTGAAATCTCCACAAAAGAGTTATGAATATTTTGTTGCAATCTCACAGATgttaaaaagtgaagaaatgtggtgatggttttattaaaaattgagaGTTTTCTTCCCGAGATGAAGAGAGTTTAAATGAAAGATCTCTGGGGTTAAAAGTAAGTTGGAAGAGAGCTAGCATCATGTTTACTTTAATAAAATTGGTTAATAGGATTTATGGTAAACAAACTAATGCCCCCTCTAACCACAAGGATGTTCACAGACCCTGggaatatattatattatattatgcaAATATCAGAATTGAGGTTGCATATAGAATGAAGGTTGATAATCACTTGACTTTAAGGTAAAGATGCTATTGTTGATTACtagtgggcccaatgtaatcacaaaggTCCTGAAATTGGAAACAGGGATCAAGAAGAGAAAGTATCGTAGGGATGTTGTCTCTTAGTCCATTCGTACAATGGATGGCCAATTCTGGAGATAATTAACTCCAAGatcaaaacactggaagattaaTGCCTGGTGATGGCTTGTTTCCTGACTCATAGAAGGTACCTTCTAATCATGTCTTCATATGgtggaaagagaaaagcagactCCTGGGTCCTCTAAAAAAGGAGCACTGATCTTATTCATAGGGGCTCCTTCTTTATAATTACTTCCCAAAACACTTATCAACTAATAGGAACATATTAGtgatgagtttttttgttttttgtgcatGTGCTTGTTTTgaaacagtcttgctctgtcctcaAGACTtaagagtacagtggcataatgTCAGTTCACCACAGCCTCCAACACCCAAGCTCAAATGACTCTCCTCCCTTAGCCTTCTATGTAGGTGGGATTGTCAGCACATCCCACTGtgatttgctaatttttaaattttgttgtagAGAAAGAGCCTTCAGATGGTGccttggctggtcttgaattctcaGCCTCAAGGaagcctcctgccttccctccccaaatgctgggattatagacatgagacCCAGCCATTGATAAGGTTTTAACATAAATTTTGAGGGTTTGGAAACTGTAAGACCACAGAAGATGTAATTGTAGAAAGACTCAATTTGACATTATTTGTTCCCCAGGAGTTTGTTTTGGTGTTTCTTTCACCATTAGCATAAAATTGACTTCACCTCAGCTGTATACTATCAAGTCATTTACAGTCTCATCAGCATTTTGTGTGCTGTGTATTAAAGAGGGTAACACAGAGCAGTAAAGCAgtgctttttaaagaataaggACAATCTAGGAGCATACATAGTGGGTGCATTATAAAGATGCAACAGTGTATATGTTGGTTTTTTATGTAAGTTAGTCTTTACCTATCATTGATAGGTccttggaaactgcaactttaagcaaaatgacatTCTTTATGCCATAGAAATTTGTCACTTATTTATATCAATTCATCTGTggtaaaattgttttccttttaaagtaccacattttctttaagtCACAGTTTCTTTGAACCTATCAATGACATTAAATGAGGACTttctatatatctgtatatattcaTATAAGCATTTAATTTATATACAGATACAgtatatttgttattttgttaaaataatgatgatgcagtgtatatgtacgtgtgtgtgtatatgtaaatacatacactgaggcagcaTACAGGGTgtacataaagtttgtgtgcagtttgaAATAGACACCTaatttaaactgcacatgaactgtatggccaccctgtatattgagGCACTATATCAACAATGTATACAGTATATATACTGAGGCATTATATCAATTAATACCTATATAATACTAGAACtgtgtttttttaatacaaattgtTATTGAATTTTCATTTAAACAAGTGATATAAACATCTGTAATAATgaagattttaaatttgaaattgaaaaataaaaattgatacatTGTGTCAATTATATTTGATCACTATTTTTACTTGCAGacaataatattaaaatgacatattttgTGTGATGATATCATACCAAAGTTTTAATTTCCATTgtaatgtatggaacagaattcaAACTTGAATTCTTTAACTGAAAGCTATATTTTGCTACATATACTTCTATATTTCATAATTGAAAACAGctggttttaaatttcataagtTCCTAACCCAAAAtgatattgaaaaataatttttctaattcatgCAATCACATACTAGATACTCGTAGaaatatgaaattctttttttagatCCAAAAATTCCATTAATTAAATCAAATACATTGTGCAAGTGCATACTACATCCAGCATTTCCTGtgcatctgtattttaaatcatttgtatAAAATAGGAAGAGTTAATCatttgaagggggaaaaaaacatatgGTGGTGACAATTTTGACTATGAAAGAACACTGATAATGTCTGTTTATGTTTTCAGATACGTAAGTATCTCCTCTTTACTACTacaatgaacttatttttcatttatgctacCATTAAAAACTGCTTATTTTTACAAATTGGTATTGGAATCTCAGCcaacttctttctcttcctcttctgcatTTTCATACTTCCTCTGGATCACAGGGTGAAACCCACTGACCTGACCATCTGTCACTTGGCCTTCATTCACATAGTGAAGTTCTTCATCGCAGTATTAATGGGGTCTCCAGAACTCTTTGAGTCATTGAACTTTCAGAATGACCTCAAATGTAAGGCGTTTTTCTACCTGAGCAGAGTGATCAAGGATCTCTCTATCTGCAccaccagcctcctgagcatgCTCCAGGCCATCACTATCAGCCCCAGCACCTCCTGGTTGGCCAGATTTAAACATAAATCCACAGATTACAATatccatgttttattctttttgtggtcCCTCACCTTGTCTTTTAACAGTAGCATGATCTTCTACACTGTAGCTACTTCTAATGTGACCCAGACAAATCTACTGAATATAGATAAATACTGCTCACTTTCTCCCATGAGCTCCATCATCAGGGGtcttctttttactttgtcaTTAGCAAGGCATGTCTCCTTTGTAGGAGTCATGCTGCTCTCAAGTGCATACATGGCAATTCTTTTGCTCAGGCATGAGAGACGATCCCAACATCTTCATAGCACCAGGCTTCCCTCTAAAGCCTCCCCAGAAAAGAGGGCCACCAAGACCATCCTGCTGCTAGTGAGTTGCTTTGTGGTCATGTACTGGGTAGATTTTATTATCTCATTCTACTCAATCATGTTATGGGCATATGGCCCAGTCATCCGGAATGTCCAGAGTCTTGTGGTCAATACCTATGCCACAGTCAGTCCTTTGGTGCTACTCAGTTCAGACAAAAGAATAATcaacattcttcaaaatatacAGGAGAAgtggcataaaataaaaataattctctgaaGAACAGGTTCTTCTGCCATCATTTAAACTTTCAAGTATGCCATCATTTAAATTTTCAAGTATaagataatttatttgatgtaatTAACATGTATAAAATTATACTCTTATTATATATCCATTATTTTGAAACCAAGGCTGTTAAAAACTTGGCAGTTTTTAAAGTCCAGTGTCCACCATGATGGTTGTCCCATATGACTTAGAAgtttataatcttttattttgcttCCCTGAACTTTATATAAGAAAACTTACCTATCTTAAGAAGCTCCAATTGGTAATAAAACTTATCAATGTTTtaccttattcatttatttcttacttcCAAAAAAACTTTACATTACCCTTATTTCATAAAGATATTTTAGCTAGTATCCATTTATAGCAAGAACGATAATTTCTCTCagctctatttttctattttctgtgttACACAGGCTCTAGAGATTATCCTCTCACCTTCCTTCATAGTCCACAAGaaattataatttgaaataatttggtTTGCACATTTGAAAAATGTTACATTTGGAATAAGTTCGTTgagtaattttctttccttagttAAAGAGGGCAACTTGAACACTTCCCAAAGCCTTGAGGTCCACATGATAATACAGTATCCGAAGGGAAAACTGGCTTCTTGGTTTGGTTACTCCTGTGAAGTCTTCCTTTAATTTATTTGTGCTCCTGGAAGTGCCCATATTTTCTTATTCAATTTGTTATGTACTTTATAAATAATGGTAACTTTTGAGCATTTGTAGATGTCTTCACTAAATgatatttatgaatatatttttgttctaaAACATGAAATATAAAGTGGTAATCTCCCACTTTAGTGAATAATATCTGTTTATGGCTAGACTTAACTGTTTTTCTGTACTATTAATTAGTAGTGATAGAATTAATTATGTAAATAGTACCTGTTTATGGCCAGAATTAACTGTTTTTCTGTACCATTAATTATTACTGACAGAATTAATTATGTAAATGTAGGTTCTTTGGTTCCAGtaaaaatgctttcttcttaTCAATATTTGAACTCTGTTAAAGTAATGATGGTTTAAATTTTCGATTTActccaataattattttaaattatcttaaagGAAATGTGCATATGGTTATTTACATATTACTATTGGTTATACTGTAATTGATGGTTTCTAGTCTCATTTCACAGTACTTAGAAAATCTTTTCTCTagggtttaaaaattattttatcctcTGCTTAGtactaaaaattatgtttatttatcTACCTTATTAATAAGtcaaactttttaattaaattacttaacattttttgtgTTCATTTATCTGTTACCAGACAGTTGATTTCTATGGTGCTTTTAAGGTCACCCAATATGATTGTAAATATGTCAACCACTCATTTATATAAAACTTTGAGCTATACACTAaacttattttatatgtatatacacacacacataaatggaTAGGAATTGTGTCAAAATACAAGTATAATCTAAGTATAAATAAATCTGCTTTGTCagagttttttctatttataccaTTCTTCATTTCCTGtgtcattttctatttgttttttctcaaatttatatTTGCCTGTCTAAATATTGATGAAAAGATAGGTAAactcagttttctattttgaatacAATTAGAACGTTCCTAAAATTACTTCTGATTATATGTCCCCCTCAAGTAGTAAGTGTGAATCCTAAATACAGGAGGTAAAGTAATCTTCCCCTTCTGACAATAGGAGACCCTGAGACATTGAGGAAACATTTgtcaaaagttttatttcttcatattattagtatttttttttttttgagacagtctcagtctgtcaccctgggtaaagtgctgcgACATCAAAGCTTATAGCAAattcaaactattgggcttgagcagtcctcttgcctcagcctcctgagtagccgggactacaggcacataccatgatgcttggctagtttttctatttttagtagagatggggtcttgctcttgctcagcctggtcttaaacttctgagctcaagtggtccccctgcctcagcattctaaagtgttaggattacagttgtgagctacTGCACTTGGCCtcatactattattattattttttttgtgtgtgtgtggtttttggccggggctgggtttgaacccgccacctccggcatatgggaccagcgccctactccttgagccacaggcgccaccctattatttttaaaatttttatctcaaTTGCATGAAAATCTAGAAACGTGGAATACTATCaattagaaataaattcctagacaATCTAGACAAATTATTACAATAAACTCAAGAAAAATAGATTgtatgaatggaaaaataaaaaataaatattgaattcatttgaaaaatttccaTACAGAAGAGCCCACACAGAATTCATACAAATGAATTCGCTgagtaattttatcaaatacttagtTAAGAATTAACACCAGTTTTTTGCTTAAAAACTGTTATATTCTATATTTCTTCTCACTTCCAAAAATACAGAAGATTTGGAGAAACTTACAATTTTACTCTATGAGCCAGTATTTCCCAGACAATAAAGCCAGGCAAAAtcattacaagaaaataaaactacagatcaTCATCCATTATGAATATAGACATAGAAATCCTCAAAATTAGTAACAAACTAAttgaaacaacataaaaaaaaattattgaatgttTAATACAGACAGCAGATAGAACAGCCATTCAAGCTGGTGGAGAAAGTCCTTCAGAACACGTTCCAGTTCGGAAGGAAATACTGCAAGGGCTCAGAAGGCTATTTCCTGAAGCACAGTGACTAGGAAGCACTGTCAGGTTGTTACAGTGGGTGGATGTGGACCCCACATTGCAGCCCAGCCAGCTCTCCATCTTGCACTTTTAGACTCTCTGTGATGAAGACATGAACCTCTCTGCATATAATTTCAGAGAATTCAAGCAAAGGAAGAGTAATACTCAGGAAACAAAGAGGAGAGTCACAGACTCTAACTGCCCCTTTGTGGGGGACAGCAGCCTGCCAGGAGTTGACTTGCACAGTGTGGCACTTTTTATGAGAGTACACTTTCATCTTTACAGAATGACAATAAAAATACCAATAACCAGAtgtgacttattttccttttacagtACAGCTTGGTAAAGAAACTAAATATCATCAATTAAGGTAAGAAAGGGGGGgtatcttacaaatgcaaatgtaGCTTAGTATCCAAAGACCCAAAGATCAATGTAATAGagcataataatataataaaatataaaaaaatattattttgataacACAGAACAACGTTCAACAAATCATACTCATACATATAAATCCTGAATAAAGTAGGAACAGAAGGGAAAATCATAGGCCTGCTAAAGGGCATATATGAAAAAACTATACTTGATATCATATGTAATGATGAAAATCACAGTTTAGGAATCTTTCCTTGGAAACAAGGTAAGAACATATGTTTTTACCACTTTATTCAACATTATACTGTACGGGTAAAAAATCAGGGATAGAAACTAGCTTAGGGTAATCCCAAGGGGTCCAGAGATAAAAGACTGGGTTTCTCAGACACCCCCAACCTGTGCTACACACAGCACAGGGTTGTAGAAACCTCAGGATATAAACAGATGTTAAACCACATAGGCTGCCCAGAGCTAACATTTTTAAGCCTGTATGATGACAGCTGAGGCTTTGATAACTCTCCATGCTGCACACAGCATTGGTTAGCACTGCTCTGAGAATTCAAACAGAATGTTTAGCAATTAAAAGATTAAGATCCAACTGGGCATGTCTAAGTATATTGGGATTGATAGGGTAAGTCAGGAAAGTTATAGATTACCTTTAAAACAttgtattcatttttacttttgtttaatgATTTTGGGATTACATGACATTCGTTCCCTTCCACTTTCATCCATTACTTCCTAGCTCTTTATTGTCCAGGTAAAGTGGTTTTTTTCTATAATTAACTTTGCTCAATAAAAGATCAGTGAGGTTTTGCCATTCTTTGTGCATGTAAAATTGCTTGGTTCTCTGGGCTTCATCGGTTATTACATTGGCAATAACTGAGTGTGAGTGCTTTCTTTCCACATCGCTGCCTTGCTGATCCTTCCAATGAAGTGGAACAACAACAAGTGGCACCCTCTGAACAGGGAATTCCTCTGAGGACCCTCAGATCCAAACTGACAAGTGGCAGTGAGGATTCCCTCCCAACGcccaggaaaaggaggaaaaggctGTTCAACCCAAGTAAGGGTCAATGGATGCCACAAAACAAGTTCTGGAAACCCACAGTGAGATTGTAAATTTAGGGAAAGGCTCATTAAATTTGTCCTTCCTGTCCACTTTTGGTTTTGTGATTTAGTTTTGTTTGTCTATATTATCCTGGTTGTCCTGTTCCACTTGGAAGAAGAGTGCTAACTGAGAGCCTGTGGCCAAGATATTTCCTGATGTGTCTCAAAGAGCCACTCTGGAAGGTATGTGGTTAGATTGCCTGGCAAACAGGCTTTTCCTGTTTGTCTTTTTACCAGTGGCAGTAACTCCTGTTGTGGGAGTGgtataggataatatttagaaataaacataccctacatcaagcacacaaagtgaagtCAGTATTAGTTAAAAACGGCTTGCTGCTAACACAGAGGCTTAAGaaacctgcccccaccccccaccatgtatgCACAGAGCTGGCTTTCTTGGGGTTAAAATCCCACAAGCTAAGTCTCTGAAGTTGTCCTCTGTTAAGCCTGGAGTCAAAGGGCATGCCACAGCATGCCACCCCTCCCCAGAGATacggccagagggttgatgtatgttaaagACATATTGTCAAAGGTCTATAGGTgttctgccctgtggagaaaTACAGTTGGTTActtcatgctgggtaaactgagtgaatgcttgaaggcaCTTTTCCATTAGCTTTGTTCCCctatggctgctttcttctttgtgatctttatttggATACTAGCTCAAGAGATTTGTtaatgtctagaaaagaatgttaactGCAGAGGTGATTGTGTTGTTGTGGCAACATGATATTTTTTTacaagttaattttagatagGTAAAACGAGGTAATGGTGAAATTAGTAGATTATAAAtaaagtgtgtacgtgactagaagtgtataaaatcagacccccacataaagaactttgctacacaccatcTTGGGATGTGTAGTTGCACATTTCTTGCCCCCCTTTTCCTAACATTGCAGGAGCGAGCTTCCCCCTGAGGCTGCAAGGCTGTCTCTCTGCAGCACCAGCACTTACACCAACAGAGTGGTCTGAAGCGAGGGGATTATTCTGGCTTGCCCTCACTTAATGtccttttatttatgtctttttctttgtttcagtttCAAAAATTTTGTCACAGGATTTATAGTGGTACCCTTTTGCTCCATTTCATTGCATTTGGGAACTTTGTCATTTTATATAAGAACTTGATTTATAggattctttttaaaacttttccccagttaaaacagtttttatatttcttgtttgtttttcatatttgtcCCTTTTTTACTGTTAAACCACAACAACATAGGGAATACCATTACTAAAGAGCAAAAATCCCATAAGCTCCAATTACAAGGCCTATTCCATGCAGTTAGCTGCAAGGTATCAGATCAACA from Nycticebus coucang isolate mNycCou1 chromosome 20, mNycCou1.pri, whole genome shotgun sequence harbors:
- the LOC128572516 gene encoding putative vomeronasal receptor-like protein 4, encoding MNLFFIYATIKNCLFLQIGIGISANFFLFLFCIFILPLDHRVKPTDLTICHLAFIHIVKFFIAVLMGSPELFESLNFQNDLKCKAFFYLSRVIKDLSICTTSLLSMLQAITISPSTSWLARFKHKSTDYNIHVLFFLWSLTLSFNSSMIFYTVATSNVTQTNLLNIDKYCSLSPMSSIIRGLLFTLSLARHVSFVGVMLLSSAYMAILLLRHERRSQHLHSTRLPSKASPEKRATKTILLLVSCFVVMYWVDFIISFYSIMLWAYGPVIRNVQSLVVNTYATVSPLVLLSSDKRIINILQNIQEKWHKIKIIL